A portion of the Fundulus heteroclitus isolate FHET01 unplaced genomic scaffold, MU-UCD_Fhet_4.1 scaffold_115, whole genome shotgun sequence genome contains these proteins:
- the LOC118558260 gene encoding sterile alpha motif domain-containing protein 3-like produces MTPQRVDRWPTVFPVPTFSYEVELILGEGNIAFERTGKTLKLSKGQKHNILETLAGKMHAFKAYPTDREFSEVAKALVTKHPCLKEPGSQTGWYGWKNSLKFKMGNYRTKLSQAGFSEVAINSGKRSKNNPDKQPAHSNIKRPKRAEVNFLPNFPRGEDLGSLEQIRLQIVDEVKITAKNLTQITALMQTTFALRRKEVVSDELPVGEILERWPALGIESQICSEFHRITNINLKNNFYAELDRHVPRLQSLFRKKAARTGKVAEALDKLFSAYDLQEQVDVHGRRAVVLRALPPYLCEDDSKFLKMWDPVESPEMDLHDIAVGIVLNSANSIDPTFLVPDTVEVVIEGNVVITVPTLADGYVVLFGLIYALHLDYPKELANTFDFIQKVLMGLEDGKLRPRVLSLKNELLARE; encoded by the exons ATGACCCCACAGAGAGTTGATAGATGGCCCACCGTTTTTCCAGTGCCCACTTTTTCATATGAGGTGGAGCTTATACTTGGAGAAGGAAATATTGCATTTGAGAGAACTGGGAAAACTCTGAAATTGTCAAAGGgccaaaaacacaacatcctTGAGACCCTTGCAGGTAAAATGCATGCTTTTAAAGCATATCCCACTGATAGGGAATTTTCAGAGGTCGCAAAAGCACTTGTGACTAAACATCCGTGTCTAAAAGAACCAGGATCTCAGACAGGATGGTACGGGtggaaaaacagtttaaagtttaaaatgggGAACTATAGAACAAAGTTGAGTCAAGCTGGATTTAGTGAAGTAGCCATAAATTCTGGAAAACGGAGCAAAAACAACCCTGACAAACAGCCTGcccacagtaacattaaaagaCCAAAACGGGCAGAGGTGAATTTTCTCCCAAATTTCCCAAGAGGGGAAGATCTTGGAAGCTTGGAGCAAATCAGACTTCAAATTGTAGATGAAGTCAAGATAACCGCCAAAAACCTCACCCAGATTACAGCTCTGATGCAAACTACTTTTGCCTTACGGCGAAAAGAAGTCGTCAGCGATGAGCTACCTGTTGGAGAGATCTTGGAACGCTGGCCTGCCCTTGGAATTGAGTcccag ATTTGTTCAGAGTTCCACAGGATCACGAACATCAACctgaaaaacaatttctatgCTGAGCTGGATCGACATGTTCCTCGTCTCCAGAGCttgttcagaaaaaaagctgcacGCACAGGGAAAGTGGCCGAAGCCCTTGATAAGCTCTTCAGTGCTTATGACCTCCAG GAGCAAGTTGACGTCCATGGAAGACGTGCGGTTGTTCTCCGTGCTCTTCCTCCTTATCTGTGCGAGGATGACTCCAAGTTCCTGAAGATGTGGGAT CCTGTGGAGTCTCCAGAAATGGATCTTCATGACATAGCAGTTGGCATCGTTTTGAACTCTGCCAACTCAATTGATCCCACATTCCTCGTCCCAGATACGGTTGAAGTTGTCATTGAGGGTAATGTAGTGATCACCGTGCCCACACTCGCTGATGGATATGTTGTCCTTTTTGGCCTGATTTATGCACTGCATTTAGATTACCCAAAAGAATTGGCCAATACTTTTGACTTCATTCAGAAGGTCTTAATGGGCCTGGAAGATGGAAAGTTGAGACCCAGAGTGTTGAGCCTGAAAAATGAACTTTTGGCACGGGAGTAA